The genomic stretch tttgagggccgatggatttttgtgagaagtgaattagtagtaaagatgggataaactttagaactcttggaatcgtatttgtgatggcaaagtaacgataagtataaaagaagaattttagagaatttctgacacctattgatgtgaggaagacttcgttgagattctgagtggaatgatatttggacgtgaaggatgtcatGGAATTTGAATTAAAACCACGACTTATGAATgtggtcttggtcttgcaggttagttGTATGGTTCaggattcgaagtgtttagtgatcataggagttgaagtacctctttggtcAGAaaggggcttaatatgaggcagcagAGATGGTTAGGgtatattttttttaggattaagattttggtttgaattaccatcctggtaagaaaAATGTTGAcatattgtgttgcgtaggaagtctttaaatatgtcggtgctaatggtgaaggagttggatttaattggacaatttagtgacttgagttggtatgtgaaagtgatcctaatagtgttagtttGGGTATGCTaaggctgactagtggtattcttgacgagattagagaaggtcagaaagatgatgttgagttgatcgataggttgactttgaattaccaaggtaaaggcggtgaattcagaatcgatgggaataatataatgaggttgagtgattggatttgtgtttctGGTGTTTTGAGCTtaggaagaatattctagaagaaggacaccgtagtggattattgaactatgacgatgttaatgagtttgggtgcaaactcggaaatggacactattatgtagtaacgacggtttatgcttgaatatgattttcaactatctattgacaaatttaggacttgatcaccctaaatctcttgttggtagtagatggaatcatatagatgagatgagcttgttttgttaccttaatggtataagatgtgatgaatgcgaagccgtgggaataatcactcactatgttgtgtgaatttattaataggtgaatatgaaagagtgcaacatgatggacaaatgacttaagacgggtaatcagagtcgcacaacgaaagtgtgatgtggagtagtgttatgagtactactcgtgggaagtgaggaattaatatgtcaagagcttacatagagaatatgtgttgatctatatgttggatttagaatccagtggatgtaaagatgtcgtgtcgaagaattataactcttttgaataattgctgagatgatgaatatgttattaaggttgtacgtagttaacgagtatgtattcggtgaaattaaaacgaagaattgatactatatgatgctgtaataattttgtgtagttattaaggtgatattgtagattccagatataatgagtaattacactctatgaaggacgaagtggatttaattcttaaaagagagtgggactcagttgggctattttgtaagcaatggtatattgatgctaatgagtgtgattataattacttgtgtgtacttgttctgatggttaggatgtttaaatagaggaagtaaatcaggaattggttttcgttggatgcgagtaaggattgttGAGTAGTGAATTAGTatcatggatggtaaagaatgattcttgaacgaacgagtaaagagggccagagttgggCATAACTCCGAAGTctaattggtatagatgattgtgatgagtaatcagagtagtgcggaaaaagcggaatgtaaagtgttgggtAATTgttggtgtgacttaagaggagtcagataattggaattcaatggtataggaatatgagtattgagtttcttgaaggaagtggttggtgaaaagtgtaagtattaccttatcactcaaatggaaaagtgtgtctgaggatgataagttcggtagatggtatgcatccctgcagtgttgatcagtgtgatcacactatggattgtgtaattgtattactcagttgttaaCCGTAttatataggttgtacctcaatgttctattgttgttaaccttttggagatatagcgagtggtatccttttggatggtcaaatgcgacgtaagaactgggatttgaatgtatgaaacatgtttcctgttggttatgtcagatggatttttgaggattgactgatggtaatgttaattgagagctggagagtcaggtgaaggactcttatatgagctggttacttgaggtatgttttcgaggacgaaaactcttttagtgggggagagttgtaacaccccatattttctaattttaatttaatcggaaattaaattattatttagaattattcggtattttgtggaattatttggaaagaattatgagatgggctattgggccaagtgtggtgttagcaaagagggggtgctatgttagtaaagccctttactaattaaaatgttatttttcataaataataaggaaaattgggagaaaggaaaaaggaacgtgaaaagcagagcagaggagatgagagattggaaagttggtacgtgaagaggaacaaagaggaaaagaaccaatcaagaatctttggctaaggtaaggggggacactctggttatcatctattatcgtgttcttagataataatattgattagggatgttgttgagtcaattggattatatgttaggtttggggaggttatgaattgatgaaaattgcatggattattgattgatttatgtgttgttttgatgtgtgatgatgaatagtgatgcaattgatgattaactgtctgtatatgatgtttggatttagttttggactcaaattgggcgAGATCACAGGATCTGACGTAGAcccgaaagtctgtgaaatcgccagttcgcgccgcgtcccagtgttggcgccgcgaaggcgtacttattttcttgtttcgcgccgcgtgcatatgttGCGCCGCAAActcgtttgtgtggttcaggtcgcgccgcgaaccttggttgcgccgcgtgctgtagcgatggttgttttcttggaaaagttaaatgatgtgtaactttcgaaccgtaggtctgtttttagtgtcgtttcgagcacgatgaatcttacgagatggtctacgtgtttaaatgatggaatgaggtgtgaattcaaatatttttaaatatgatttttatttcctggtgaatgatgtattgtacatatatgtgatgagatgtgttaaatacatgctatgttgaaatattaatcatgtgacaatttgtttaattggatgatgtattgttgacatatatgatgaaatgtgacaatataagatgttgttttcaaaaatattatgatgtgatgatttgttgagaattatatgatgataattgattgttgtggaatgatgtggatacatgtgtgttcttcttattgatgatgatgatgattgatatggacacatgtatgttctttaatgatgatgatgattgattgtatttgaatgatgctaatgtatataaacatactttgatgatgatgatgatgttgatgatgatgatgaaataagtatttgacgatgttactcattagacttgacgatggtataagtatgttcatgtatgtttgcattcattcatgttcattgatgatactgtatccataagggtgtgttggatcagtgaagggcatgattcccattgtgtggaatctgtgcttgcagggccgtatcttgatgatgttggatcggtcatgggttattcccatttgatgaggttggtaccacatgcatagtgtcagttcatacatatgcatacttttataacatgattggaagtattccagtgttataaatattgatgatgtgttggttgtgtgttttgttgaattaatgttgagtatgattgtttgtttgaaagatgtgttctgttggcaTTTGTGTCAATGATGgacgttcctgataatctgaatatgatgaaattgggtgaatgatataactatgatgtgttgttatttaagatgcaataacatttgttaactgtgatgagactcacccttactgttgacattttcagattgaggatagctgcgttcgacttggtgaggattagctcataagtcagtgtattagtgtagcgtcaggtgtcatgctctgatattataacactgggggaacgctagtttagagtttatgatgatactctatcgtgttgttattgtattaattctgtgggatattgcataatgatgttatgcttatccgtatgatgaattttccgctgtgttaacatgagatgtttatgtattatgatgaattgttccttagtgaaagcatgacaatgaagttatgataaatttgttttaattggaattgtggcacccttgttttcatgttttactctgaattattttattaattttcgcggggtttagaagggtgttacacatctCCTTCTGGCCATCCTTTATTGTACTTAGGAATTCTTCGATTGGTGGACAACTTACTACACCAACAAAGTTTTTGTTGTGTCTGACTTTACTCAACAACTGACTCGAGCTTTTGCTCTTACACAGGAGCGTTTCAAGAAAGGTACGTCTACCCATATCAAAGAAATTAAAGCGTTCATTAAATACTTTGAAACTGCCTATAGGCCTGATGACTTTAGTCGAACCATCTGGGAAGCAGCGGTTACTTTAAAAGAAAACTTTCCTAAGAAATTGGAAATATTGAAACTGCCTTGGTACGTTAGACCCGACCAATGTTATGAAATGGATTTTAATATGTATCCTCCGAAATTCCCTCGCCTGCCAAGTGATGATTTTGGTCTAACTTTCAGTTTTCCATTTTCGAACTAGTTCGTTTGCGGGGATTACGTGAAAATCCTTTGTGAGGGATCGAAGAAACGCGTCGAGCGAGTTGTTCTGACTTAGCATACCTTGGACAgtttcaaagggcatcttcatattGGCCTCGAACACATTCGTGTTCTAACTCCGATACCTGAAGGTATGGAACCGGAGAattcttcaattttattttgagtatttcttttgtttcatttcattgatttattttctgtctttttatAGCAATTGATTAAAGGCAATCATTTAAAGATAAAGCTACTGCTGCTCGAAAGGTCGCTGCCCCGTCGATGGAAAAGGATCTTAGTGAGGACATTACTATAAACAAACCCAAGGCGCAGGTGTCTGCTCTAAGTTTACTTGTTTATACCCTTGTGTTGAGTTCCAATACTAACTTCTCTTTTTTAGGCTAGCAAGAAACCTCCTTCGACTCTCGTAAAAAGAAAAGCCAATGTACAGGAAAGTATTCACTTTGACTCTGACCTTGAGGACTTGTCTCCCCCCATTCTAAACTCATCATGAAGAAAAATTCCAAACCTTCGAGTTCTGCAGTTCAAGTGAAGGTCCATGGAAAATCGAAGCTTGATAACCCTGCCGCTCGGCGGGCATTAGAGATCGAACCTCCCCAGGTGGTGGATAAACCAGTGACTGTCGAAAGTAACGACTCTAGCCCTGGGGGCAAAAATCTTAAGGTATTCACTTAACTATTATCTATACTTTTGTGTTTTTCCGTTTTCAACAAACCAAGTTTTCCTTTTCTTGCAGGATGACAATACCAGCACTGTTACTTCGAGCATCAAGTATGATATGCCTGTGGGTACATATTCCCAATCCATTCATCTGCTTTATACCAAAGGGTCGTTCAAAGGATCGAACAGTGAAGTAAATAACTTCTTCGAGGTTCAATCGAATGATCCCGTGCCCTCTTCAAttcagcagcaacaacaacaaccaacagACTCGAGCACTGAAAGTGACAAGTTGGTAAAAAATTCCCCAAACCTTAAAGATACAACTCAAAAGTGTCGCTACCGCAAAaaataacagagtcgccactaatatatttatctcatAAAGGGAAAAGAATATCAGCAAACCTTAAATACAAGGAACAAAGGTCTCGCGACCATACAAAAGGGTACGGATGTTGGTCACGCGAGGGAAATGGATTAGCATCCCTCACGTTCGTTGTACTCGACGAGATccacttttatttgtttatatccAAAGGGTGTGTCTACAGTACTACTTACTTGCTACAGGGGAATGCAATGcatgaataaacaaattttaataattattgtgctcgccataCCTCcatggtgcaatggagaagttagAGCCTCATAGTCTTGCTAACtactttctatttttttatatttgttgtgtgttttttaatGGATGACCGTCCTTATGAAACTTGCCAATAGTTAGTGGATGGATCTAATGGactacccacggcccatatgggctagtccTAATGGATAACAGGCTTTTTAGGACTGGGCTAAAAAACCCTGAAAAATATAGACTCTAATTTTAAGACCCAAGTCCTATAAGTTTTCAAACCGGCCCATACTATCCCATTTTGAGAGCTCTAAGTGCTGATACCTAAAAATTATAGCTTCAACTTAGTAGTACGTTAAGAtggttttcaaaacaaaaaaaacctaaACTATGAGATTTAAAGAATCCAAGTTGTTTAATACGTTACACTGATTGGAAATAGTAGTCACAAAGTAACTCATTAGAAAAATGGCTAAAAAGAGAGAGATTATTAATTATAAAGGaaacatcaaaatattaataCAAAAGTTCCTATCATGGTTACAAGCCTCACTCACGCCATATTTTCAACAAATTAAGATAGTTTAAcacaaaatgcaaaataaattaatactaAGAAAGAAAAACATTAAATATTTAGGGAATTTCTCACTCCACCCCTTAGACCTCTCATGCACTATTGATTTGACAAAATTGTCCATCttttttcgtagatgtatctccggaagcaccctttttttgtttaacgttgttttgtttCGTAGATGTACATACTGAACCTTTCGTAAATGCATATACGGAAGAATTTGATATTATATCCGCGTCAGACTCTTCCTTTCCCTCATTCTTCACTTTCTCATTTCCAAAACCTCACTTTCTCTCAAACTGAAAAAACAaacttccaaacaagttcatttcttGCTCTCGAATTTGGCCGGGAACGTCAAGGTCAACTACTAACACATTCCAACAAGTTCCAAACTacatttaatcggtaagttttcgatgtttcgagttattttagagtttttAAAAATAGAGATTGAATTCAATTTTTAAGTGTACGAATGATTGAGTAGTGTTGGAAATAAGGTTTAGCCATAATGTAGGGCCTGTTTCAAGTGTAAAATGGACAATCAATCCATTAAAAAGAAGTTTTGAACCCTTTGCAACAATGATCAGTTGAGTTTTGAAGATTTCAtaaccttccgtagatgcatctatgtctataaaattttgataataaaataaacttcttaccaataaaattacaaattcaaaatctttaatTGAATTCCACGATTGTGCACAATATTTTATCCTTGTAGCTTCACATCTTGGACTCATTATCTTCCATCATCAAtattaaatcaaacaaaaaatacaatactgttttattaaataaatcataCAACACATAATAGCTTAAGAGAAATAAGTCCACAAATATATTTACGTGTGAATATGCATGCTCCTAAATCTAAATGATTCAGATACAATTACCCGTCACTAAGGCACCACAAAGAATTCATCCCATATCAATGGGGAAAATAATCCTCCAGTAAGACAATCAGCCACTAAGGCAACCCGCCACTAAGGATAGATTTGGATTGATGGAAGGGAGTTGAATGAAATGAAACAGAATGATATAAATGTatgttccattgtttggattgattaaaaaTAGATGGAATGAAGCGGAATCCgatggaatgcattccattcCATCATTTTTTATATCCTCCGATTTGGACAGAATGACAAAATCTCTCTATTCCGTCATGaaaaatccaaacaatggaatgacaTTTTATTTCGTTGCACTTCGCTCCGTTCCGCTCAATTCCGCTCCACTCCATTCCACTCTATTCATTTTActctatccaaacatagcctaaggcaAATAGTGCATATTCCAtgaaatgatgatgcaaatgcaaatCCCGCCACTTAGGCAATCAAACAACCATATTGTATCACATCATCAAGCACATCATCTTAAAATTTGTTTTACATAACCATTCATCTCCAATCCTAATCGATTCACATCACAACCACACATAATAATGACAATCACAAACAAAACAAAGATTCATCCACATTACATAATCATAACAAAGTTTCAtccataaacaaaacaaaacacaatataTAAAACTATTATTCATAATTCGAGCAAGGATTGAAGTTTATGAAATAACACTAAAATTTAATTCTCTTTTAAAATTACGtactatataatttattttacaatATCTAACTATTAATTTTGTTATAATCAGTATGGAGAAGTGCCATTACCTTAAACGTATTTCTTCCCTAGCACCTTTAAAGGTCACCACGAGCAAAATCTTATCtatctcatgctttcatataTTAATTCAAAGGATCAGAGTCTGAATGATTAAAAGTTATGACTCAAACTATGAATAATCAAAACCAAAAGTCAGTCAAAGCTCAAGAACCAAGGAGTTTCTAACAAGTCGATGTCAGACTCTGAGGTGAATTTGTCTTCCTTTGGTCACGTGAGACCTAGCTAGAGTTTACTTCAATAAGGGACTCATTCTTATTTGTTCAAGATCGATGTGGATGTTACAATGTTTGATCTGAATGATCAACTTGACAACATAAGTCTTCATCTTAACCATTGTGACATGATAATGGTGGCTAGTGTTTGAATATCTTCGTCCATCATTCAACGATGATAGACGTGTTTAGTTTACCAACATGTAACTTCAAAATGACGGTGATGTGAGAATTATATTCTAAATATTTAGTTAGTATTAGGGTGACAAAATAAGTTGGGTCTGCTAAGGATGCTCGTTTAGTCCATCATTTTTTGCGAACATAGCCAAGGTGTCTTGTTCGCTCCCTCTACTTTGCTCCCCTCCGCCCTACTCTTTTTTTACGAGCGTTTACAAGTGCAAACCTAAATAGAATGTGCATGACTTTCTGCCACTAACCCCTCCCTGTTTTTTGGTTGGTCGAGCAAGATTTTGGGTCCGCCCCCTTTACTTTCCTCGTCCCAATCCACTTCATTTATTGGCAGACTTTTGTGGGACAGACATAAAATGAACTAGCATGCATGTTTTCCAACTGTAGTCAGTAATTACCAAGAGACCGGTCAAGTTAGATGTTACCTTGATCATATTCGTCGAGTTATGAATTTAATTCTTATTTATCCAATGATATTTGATAAAATAGCAACGTATATGGTTGAGTTCGTTGGAAATATAATTAGTTTGTCCAACTTATAATTTTATATGTATTAattcatatttttaattattcacaATTTATTGTTGGGCCGTTGACATATactattttgttgaattttgtttGGTTTAATGAAGTATTTATGTTCATGAGtttaacatttttaaattttagaatcCAAATTTTTCAAAAAGACACTCCAGATTCTAAAACCCACAAGTATTTTTGTCAAACTCAGAAATTTCTAAAAGATATTGGGGTGAGAAACAAATTCATTAAGAATCATGAATTTAACCTTTTTAAAATTTAGaatccaaaattttcaaaaagacaCTCTAGATTCTAAAATCCAAAGTATTTTTGTCAAACTGagaaatttctaaaagatttggGGGGTTGAGAAACAAATTCACTAAGAATCATCTAAGTGTGAACATCAAATTTTGAGAAATAAAGACATACAatacaaaaaagaagaagaaaaaaataccaAAACATCTCATTTTTGTTTAACTAGCACAAATTACTATCATTATGGCACACCATAAATCATTCATATATCATCAAATCCAAATTCAACCACATGAGCAAATCACAAATATATTCTCTTCATGTTGAATTCAACCAAGTATATAACACTAATTACACTCTACTTAAAACTTGATTCAAGTTGTATCTCAAGTTTTCAACATTACAGTAATAAAATTTATCCAAAATTTAGAAACACCCTAACTCCTAAATCACAAGTATATATAGTATCTTAAATAACAAGTACAAactaatcaaataacaataacacATCACTCATCATATTTTTCCCATTCTACCAACCTTAAAGAACCACTTGAACAACCAAAGTTTTTTGCAATGTCTCAAACTTCTAGTCCAGCAGTAAAGGACACACCTGTTGTAGGCAACCATAGATTCCCTTCAAGAAATTGTGTTACTGTGAAGTTATTAGCATGACTTGAATCATTTATAATATGATATCCCGGCCATTTAACTCGTTTATTCAATCCGGCTCCGAGACCATAATTCATGTACTCCGCATAGTATAATGTATCCAACGCGAAATCTCCATTCCATTCTAGCCACCCTTCCGGCCGCAACACATCACTTATATGAGATTGCATGAAAACTGTTCTCGAATATTGTTTCCAGGGTCTTCCAAGATACGTCCAGGTGGAGTTAATCAAAGGAAGAAGATCGGTATCAGCAGTGATGTTGCAGAACTGGATTGAGAAACCGGTTGGCTCATTGGGATCTTTTCGTCCTTGAGCAGTGATGGTGTTTTTCTGATTTGGTAAGCCTTTCTTGACTAGTATTTGACAGTTTTGAAAAACTGTCGTGGCGTCGCCAAAGATGAAATCCACGGTGCCGCTGATTTTGCATTCGCGATAGAATTGACGCATTGTGTGAGTATAGAGACTATCTTGGTAACCAAAAATTCCGCATCGATAAAATACGGAAAGGTCGGAGTCGGATCTTAATGCCACTGCTTGGTGCTTCTCAGGTCCTGCAGTGTTTTGAAAACTGATGTCTCTTGCTATAAATCCTCTGCCACTCACAGCTGCACACAAAGAATTGTAAGTAAATAAAAATTAGTTAGTAGTACTCGTCGTACTATTTAACAAGACAGTTGCACTAACACAGACATGGATATCGGACCTGACACTGATACTTGACActtgtaataattaaaaaaaaaaaagacgttGTAATTATTACAAGTGTCAGTGTCGTAACTACAGACATTATGTtgaagtgataaaaaatattgaatgcAAGAGATATGAATCAAAAATATTAATGTGTCAGTTTTTGCAAGCTAGATTAATCAAGTTTGTAATAAGTTTTGGTCATAGATTTCAGCTGTTGAAGAAGACATGTGTCATTGGCATTATAAATACCATAATGGAAATCACATGCTGTTTTGGGCAAGCATTAATTTAACGTGTTTTGGtttgacttttttttaataaaccaaATGATATCATCTGCCTAACTGCATAACTAATTTCTTAAAAATTATGAGGACTACATTTGACTGCAAACTCTTTTTCCAAAATATATTAACTAAGTATTTGGTGATAATTTGTTCTTAGTACTTACCAAAGGTAGCTGATCTGAACGTGGTCCACCCGTCGACGAAGCTCCGATTACCCGAAATAACCGTCGCATTCATACCATCTCCAACCATCATAAGATtccatttcttcttctttatttcAACATTCTCAACATAAACCCCTCTCTTCACATAAATCACAAACCGTTTTATGCTATAATCAGGAGCTGCATGCACCGCATCCATCACCGTCGTAAAATTGCCGCTACCGTCCTTAGCAACCACTACGTCAACAGCCACACCATTTGCCATCAAGAGCTTTCTGTCTTCTCGTTTGAACCATGCAGGAAACTGGCCTTTTTGTGCTTGCTTTGTTGCGAAGCTATCGGAGTTAGGGTTCACTTGTGTGAGAAGC from Vicia villosa cultivar HV-30 ecotype Madison, WI linkage group LG4, Vvil1.0, whole genome shotgun sequence encodes the following:
- the LOC131599313 gene encoding pectinesterase/pectinesterase inhibitor PPE8B-like, whose product is MALSSTKPNPTLTFIFSTFVLCSTTLLCCASVPTKTEAGFEFLKVAPSEFVGSVNDVVDILQQVTSILSQFGGDGFGDSRLSNAVSDCIDLLDLSSDALTWSVSATQNPQGKHNSTGNVSSDVRTWLSAALANPETCQNGFEGTNGIASTLVSTGLGQMMSLLTELLTQVNPNSDSFATKQAQKGQFPAWFKREDRKLLMANGVAVDVVVAKDGSGNFTTVMDAVHAAPDYSIKRFVIYVKRGVYVENVEIKKKKWNLMMVGDGMNATVISGNRSFVDGWTTFRSATFAVSGRGFIARDISFQNTAGPEKHQAVALRSDSDLSVFYRCGIFGYQDSLYTHTMRQFYRECKISGTVDFIFGDATTVFQNCQILVKKGLPNQKNTITAQGRKDPNEPTGFSIQFCNITADTDLLPLINSTWTYLGRPWKQYSRTVFMQSHISDVLRPEGWLEWNGDFALDTLYYAEYMNYGLGAGLNKRVKWPGYHIINDSSHANNFTVTQFLEGNLWLPTTGVSFTAGLEV